The Citrifermentans bemidjiense Bem genome window below encodes:
- the gspK gene encoding type II secretion system minor pseudopilin GspK yields MRGEKGFALVITLIVTALLVALLVEFVNEVYVDTSHSHNFVASQQAGILAESGVAGGIKLLQLSSAMRLNEPYSSLLEPWAKPQSFQADDGTVTITIEEETGKLNINTATSANGTAAPYYTPMLLRLLTRLKLSTDLADSLMDWVDENDNPLPGGAESNYYGTLKLPYAAKNKRLETVDELALVKGFTPETLTTLKSLVTVYGNSNELEPATLINVNTAPKEVLAALDERMSDDLVQRILDFRKTRPIKGMADFNSIPGMDSMLPKFSDKITFGGSVYRIRSEGKVGESVAVAEAVVRTSGSATPAVLYWREY; encoded by the coding sequence ATGAGGGGGGAAAAGGGATTCGCCCTGGTGATAACCCTGATCGTCACGGCCCTGCTCGTGGCGCTCCTGGTGGAGTTCGTGAACGAGGTCTACGTCGACACCTCGCATAGCCACAACTTCGTCGCCTCGCAGCAGGCGGGGATACTGGCGGAGTCGGGGGTAGCCGGGGGGATCAAGCTGCTGCAGCTCTCCAGCGCGATGAGGCTGAACGAGCCGTACAGCTCCCTTCTGGAGCCGTGGGCGAAGCCGCAGTCTTTCCAGGCGGATGACGGCACGGTGACCATCACCATCGAAGAGGAGACCGGGAAGCTCAACATCAACACGGCGACCTCGGCCAACGGCACTGCGGCCCCCTATTACACTCCGATGCTGCTCCGCCTCCTCACCAGGCTGAAGCTCAGCACCGACCTCGCCGACTCGCTTATGGACTGGGTGGACGAAAACGATAATCCGCTCCCCGGAGGGGCCGAGAGCAACTACTACGGAACCCTGAAGCTCCCCTACGCAGCCAAGAACAAGAGACTGGAAACGGTGGACGAGCTCGCGCTGGTAAAGGGTTTCACCCCGGAGACGCTGACGACCCTTAAATCGCTGGTGACCGTGTACGGCAACAGCAACGAGTTGGAGCCGGCCACTCTGATAAACGTCAATACGGCGCCCAAAGAGGTGCTGGCGGCTCTGGACGAAAGGATGAGCGACGACCTGGTGCAAAGGATCCTCGACTTCCGCAAGACCAGGCCGATCAAGGGAATGGCGGATTTCAATTCGATACCCGGAATGGACTCGATGCTCCCCAAGTTCTCGGACAAAATCACCTTCGGCGGCAGCGTGTACCGGATCCGCTCCGAAGGAAAAGTGGGCGAAAGCGTGGCCGTGGCCGAGGCCGTGGTCCGCACCAGTGGTAGTGCGACACCAGCAGTTCTTTATTGGAGAGAGTATTGA
- a CDS encoding YtxH domain-containing protein, with translation MSKDNDIGTGTMLLSFLAGAAVGIGAALLLAPKTGEEMRGKIKDLADDAVDKIKEYANEAQDKIRASYEDGKELVLEKKGIITSAIEAGKEAMEREKEKQKAEL, from the coding sequence ATGTCCAAAGATAATGATATCGGTACCGGTACTATGCTCCTCTCCTTCCTTGCCGGCGCCGCCGTGGGGATCGGGGCGGCTTTGCTGCTTGCCCCCAAGACGGGCGAGGAAATGCGCGGCAAGATCAAGGATCTGGCCGACGACGCGGTAGACAAGATCAAGGAATACGCCAACGAGGCGCAGGACAAGATCAGGGCCAGCTACGAGGACGGCAAGGAACTGGTCCTCGAGAAGAAAGGCATCATCACCTCGGCCATAGAGGCCGGCAAAGAGGCGATGGAGCGGGAAAAGGAAAAACAGAAAGCGGAACTCTAA
- a CDS encoding prepilin-type N-terminal cleavage/methylation domain-containing protein encodes MADKSTDKIPSRCTAGFTLLELLVVIFIVTLAAGIVFPRLPDTEATKLKNSARNLGSGIRFLNDQAIVTKKVYRLHLNLNDNSTRITQLSPSGEELQPGDQFMNRRLIEEGIDIEDVNVPSLGLVTEGEVTVPFGPGGIGDGMTIHLKGGEKEFTVIAYPSGGKVKVLEGRQEVDS; translated from the coding sequence TTGGCGGATAAGAGTACGGATAAAATTCCAAGCCGCTGTACTGCCGGCTTCACGCTTCTGGAACTCCTGGTGGTGATCTTCATCGTCACGCTCGCCGCGGGAATCGTTTTCCCGCGCCTGCCCGACACCGAGGCGACCAAGCTGAAAAACTCGGCGCGCAACCTGGGGAGCGGCATCAGGTTCCTGAACGACCAGGCCATCGTCACCAAGAAGGTCTACCGCCTGCACCTGAACCTCAACGACAACAGCACCCGCATCACCCAGCTCTCCCCCTCGGGGGAAGAGCTGCAGCCCGGGGACCAGTTCATGAACCGGCGGCTGATCGAAGAGGGGATCGACATCGAGGATGTGAACGTCCCGTCGCTGGGGCTCGTCACCGAGGGTGAAGTGACGGTCCCGTTCGGCCCCGGGGGAATCGGCGACGGCATGACCATCCACCTCAAAGGGGGGGAGAAGGAATTCACCGTCATCGCGTACCCTTCCGGCGGGAAGGTGAAGGTGCTCGAAGGGCGTCAGGAGGTTGATTCATGA
- the gspN gene encoding type II secretion system protein GspN, giving the protein MKRRTLYLACGIPAAVACFLFLTILFVPSRSVEGLLMRICGNAGYTLRCTGFGKILPIGFSARTLEIGSEKGALLQLRDAKVRLELLPLLAGKAAVACSGGIGAGEVNGEIFLGKNPAWDLKCRGVRLEEIPFFKNVAEASIKGELRLTGKLAPGKDGGQGDMQLEVKGAEVAGLKVGSMPLPDAAYREVRGALKIDKGRAAVKSFTLNGDGIYVRISGDTQLANPLGTSPLNLTMEMMPKPAFLERQKFVFLLLTKYQSSPGAFSIPIRGTLAHPSI; this is encoded by the coding sequence ATGAAAAGACGCACCCTTTACCTTGCCTGCGGCATCCCTGCAGCTGTCGCCTGTTTCCTATTCCTGACCATCCTCTTCGTCCCCAGCCGCTCGGTGGAGGGGCTCCTCATGCGGATCTGCGGCAACGCGGGGTACACCCTGCGCTGCACCGGCTTCGGCAAGATACTTCCCATCGGGTTCTCGGCCCGCACCCTGGAAATAGGCTCGGAGAAGGGGGCGCTTTTGCAGTTGCGCGACGCGAAGGTGCGTCTTGAGCTGCTCCCGCTTTTAGCCGGCAAGGCGGCCGTAGCCTGCAGCGGCGGCATCGGCGCGGGGGAAGTTAATGGGGAGATATTCCTCGGGAAAAACCCCGCCTGGGACCTTAAGTGCCGCGGCGTTCGCCTGGAGGAGATCCCCTTCTTCAAGAACGTGGCCGAGGCGAGCATCAAGGGAGAACTGCGTCTCACCGGGAAGCTCGCCCCCGGCAAAGACGGCGGGCAAGGCGATATGCAGCTGGAGGTGAAGGGCGCCGAGGTCGCCGGCCTCAAGGTGGGTTCCATGCCGCTTCCCGACGCGGCCTACCGCGAGGTGCGCGGCGCACTCAAGATCGACAAGGGGCGCGCGGCCGTGAAGAGCTTCACCCTGAACGGCGACGGCATCTACGTGCGGATCTCCGGCGACACGCAGCTAGCCAACCCTCTGGGAACGTCGCCGCTCAACCTCACCATGGAGATGATGCCCAAGCCCGCGTTCCTGGAGCGGCAGAAGTTCGTATTCCTGCTCCTCACCAAGTACCAAAGCTCCCCCGGTGCCTTCAGCATCCCGATCCGCGGCACGCTGGCGCACCCCTCCATCTGA
- a CDS encoding type II secretion system protein GspJ, with translation MHNNRGFTLIELLIALALLVILAGALYGTYFSVVAAREKGGRRMEQRRELSTTLGKLHDELSSCFFNTKNARLHFVVEDRDSFGKPASLLQFTAIAPPRIDPAPASDIVAVRYSVQEKNEQQTLSLQREARDPYLDVKVKSVPYPVVDEIEGFLVECWDGNKWVKSWDTALNGGLPKQVRITLTLKGGEEFSTIASQRLTR, from the coding sequence ATGCACAATAACAGGGGTTTCACCCTCATCGAGCTCCTGATCGCGCTGGCGCTTTTGGTGATCCTCGCCGGCGCCCTGTACGGCACCTATTTTTCGGTGGTGGCCGCGCGGGAGAAGGGGGGGAGGCGGATGGAGCAGCGCCGCGAGCTCTCGACGACGCTGGGCAAGCTGCACGACGAACTCTCTTCCTGCTTCTTCAACACCAAAAACGCGAGGCTGCACTTCGTGGTCGAGGACCGGGACAGCTTCGGCAAGCCCGCCTCGCTTTTGCAGTTCACCGCCATCGCCCCCCCCCGGATCGACCCGGCGCCCGCTTCCGACATCGTGGCGGTGCGCTACTCGGTGCAGGAAAAGAATGAACAGCAGACGCTTTCGCTGCAGCGCGAAGCGCGCGATCCCTACCTCGACGTGAAGGTGAAGTCCGTCCCCTACCCGGTGGTGGACGAGATCGAAGGCTTCCTGGTCGAGTGCTGGGACGGGAACAAATGGGTGAAGAGCTGGGATACCGCCCTGAACGGGGGACTCCCCAAACAGGTGAGAATCACCCTCACGCTAAAGGGAGGCGAGGAGTTCAGCACCATCGCCTCGCAGAGGCTCACGCGATGA
- a CDS encoding DUF948 domain-containing protein codes for MLLLQITSTVTAVTLVVLALCLIPVLAELRKAAVLMQEATDSLQQELKPLIKDLRDTVADIQVVTSSAAANADGVNMLLSELGHAGHNIRMINKVLGIASNVASNYTVWLTGAKVAGQFIADRLVKTKTRG; via the coding sequence ATGCTCTTACTACAGATAACCTCGACAGTGACAGCGGTGACACTCGTGGTATTGGCACTGTGTCTGATACCTGTCCTCGCGGAACTGAGGAAGGCTGCCGTCTTGATGCAGGAGGCCACGGACTCATTGCAGCAGGAACTGAAGCCGCTCATCAAGGATCTGCGCGACACGGTCGCAGACATCCAGGTCGTGACCAGCTCAGCAGCAGCCAACGCCGACGGCGTCAACATGCTTTTGAGCGAGCTAGGGCACGCCGGCCACAACATAAGGATGATCAACAAAGTATTAGGGATCGCCAGCAACGTAGCCAGTAACTATACGGTCTGGCTGACGGGCGCTAAGGTTGCGGGTCAATTTATTGCTGATAGACTAGTCAAAACAAAAACCAGGGGGTGA
- a CDS encoding cytochrome c3 family protein, whose product MRVAKILNLISALALFAFVGTATAADIAPAAATLTNGDCVKCHDAAPKAIAQAGGKHKTEVTCQDCHVGHPPKVKKPIPLCSQCHEGKPHYKLQGCLGCHSNPHTPKNIKFGNNITDPCLTCHTTQIELLRQFKSKHTALNCSFCHNVHGRIPDCTQCHKSHSADIVQKDCKVCHQAHKPTDVTYKSDTPSKMCAACHKKAYTLLVSSPAKHSKLACVYCHQNKHKTVPQCTQCHVKPHPAAIMAKFPKCGECHNIAHDLNRWSEPAAAPAAGKPAAKPAKPAKK is encoded by the coding sequence ATGAGAGTAGCAAAAATTTTGAATCTAATATCGGCCTTAGCGCTGTTTGCGTTTGTGGGAACGGCAACTGCAGCCGATATCGCACCTGCTGCTGCAACACTCACCAACGGCGACTGTGTGAAGTGCCATGACGCGGCACCCAAGGCCATCGCCCAGGCAGGCGGCAAGCACAAGACCGAAGTGACCTGCCAGGACTGTCACGTAGGCCACCCGCCCAAGGTGAAGAAGCCGATCCCGCTGTGCAGCCAGTGCCACGAAGGCAAGCCGCACTACAAGCTCCAGGGCTGCCTCGGTTGCCACTCCAACCCCCATACTCCGAAGAACATAAAGTTCGGCAACAACATCACCGATCCGTGCCTCACCTGCCACACCACCCAGATCGAGTTGCTGCGCCAGTTCAAGAGCAAGCACACCGCTCTTAACTGCTCCTTCTGCCACAACGTTCACGGCAGGATCCCGGACTGCACCCAGTGCCACAAGTCCCACTCCGCCGACATCGTCCAGAAGGATTGCAAGGTCTGCCACCAGGCCCACAAGCCGACCGACGTGACCTACAAGTCCGACACCCCGTCGAAGATGTGCGCAGCCTGCCACAAGAAGGCGTACACCCTGCTGGTATCGAGCCCCGCCAAGCACAGCAAGCTCGCCTGCGTCTACTGCCACCAGAACAAGCACAAGACCGTGCCGCAGTGCACCCAGTGCCACGTGAAACCGCACCCGGCTGCCATCATGGCGAAGTTCCCGAAATGCGGCGAGTGCCACAACATCGCTCACGACCTGAACCGCTGGAGCGAGCCGGCAGCAGCACCGGCCGCAGGCAAGCCCGCAGCCAAACCGGCCAAGCCGGCTAAGAAGTAA
- a CDS encoding YihY/virulence factor BrkB family protein — MKNSSDKRPFSTGLIWEYDPSAVGGFKGRMVRLLQFLSFTFSNFMANNSLLRATALSFTTVLSLVPLLALAFSVLKGLGAQNRLAPLILKEVTAGSEEVVNRVVSYIGNTNMGSVGAIGLAALLFTAISMLGSIEEAFNVVWGVQETRSLYRKFSDYLSVLISAPLLLLAATSITTTLQSKWLIGWLMERTYLGDLFLFMLGLTPYLSVWVAIFLLYTFIPNTRVRYTSALIGAVLAGTLWQFAQWAYIHFQVGAGNYNAIYGTLAALPILMVWIYVSWIIVLFGMEVVAAHQNRAFFHRDIRGRSISPTLQELIALAALRHIGEAFYGGSPGWGEQHLAAKLNIPLRIVRDTLEHLREEGFLVCAGEGECYYPARDLNRVTIAEVLLSLRNRGVYASISGEEQAEQIVETVDAALAKALEGRTLMDLAAPEKSPAGVDKEGAVDI; from the coding sequence ATGAAAAATTCCAGCGATAAAAGGCCCTTTTCCACCGGGCTCATCTGGGAGTACGACCCCTCAGCCGTCGGCGGCTTCAAGGGAAGGATGGTCCGGCTGCTACAGTTCTTGAGCTTCACCTTCTCCAACTTCATGGCCAACAACTCGCTGCTGCGCGCCACCGCCCTCTCCTTCACGACGGTCCTGTCGCTGGTGCCGCTTCTGGCCCTGGCCTTCTCGGTACTGAAGGGGCTGGGCGCCCAGAACCGGCTCGCTCCCCTGATCCTGAAAGAGGTGACCGCCGGCTCGGAGGAGGTGGTGAACCGGGTGGTTTCCTACATCGGCAACACCAACATGGGGTCGGTCGGAGCCATCGGCCTCGCGGCTCTCCTCTTCACCGCCATCAGCATGCTGGGAAGCATCGAGGAGGCTTTCAACGTCGTTTGGGGGGTCCAGGAGACCCGATCCCTGTACCGGAAATTCAGCGACTACCTGAGCGTTTTGATCAGCGCGCCGCTATTGCTGCTCGCCGCCACCAGCATCACCACCACGCTGCAGAGCAAATGGCTCATCGGGTGGCTGATGGAGCGGACCTACCTGGGTGATCTCTTTCTCTTCATGCTCGGCCTCACCCCGTACCTGAGCGTCTGGGTGGCTATCTTCCTCCTCTACACCTTCATTCCCAATACCCGGGTCCGCTATACCTCCGCCCTGATCGGGGCTGTCCTCGCGGGGACCCTCTGGCAGTTCGCCCAGTGGGCCTACATCCACTTCCAGGTGGGAGCCGGCAACTACAACGCCATCTACGGCACGCTCGCGGCGCTCCCCATACTGATGGTCTGGATCTACGTCAGCTGGATCATCGTCCTCTTCGGCATGGAGGTGGTGGCGGCGCACCAGAACCGGGCGTTCTTTCACCGGGACATCCGGGGGAGGAGCATCAGCCCCACCCTGCAGGAGCTGATAGCACTCGCGGCGCTGCGGCACATCGGGGAGGCTTTCTACGGGGGATCCCCCGGGTGGGGAGAGCAGCACCTGGCCGCAAAGCTGAACATCCCGCTGCGCATCGTGCGGGACACGCTGGAGCACCTGCGCGAGGAGGGTTTCCTCGTCTGCGCCGGCGAGGGAGAGTGCTACTACCCGGCGCGGGATCTGAACCGGGTAACCATCGCCGAAGTACTGCTGTCGCTGAGAAACCGCGGGGTCTATGCTTCCATCTCCGGAGAAGAGCAGGCCGAGCAGATCGTGGAAACGGTCGATGCTGCGCTCGCCAAGGCACTGGAGGGGCGTACGCTGATGGATCTGGCGGCTCCAGAAAAGAGTCCGGCCGGCGTTGACAAAGAGGGAGCAGTTGACATATAG
- a CDS encoding prepilin-type N-terminal cleavage/methylation domain-containing protein, translating into MKGFTLLEVMIALAITAGVLLTVITSLNHHLSLVGSDAEETTAVLLGRAKLEDPEFGKLADNKGDFAPNHPGHKWVREITKTEIPGLNQIRLTVTWNDDAKRLTLVQYAPQNAQ; encoded by the coding sequence ATGAAAGGGTTCACCCTTCTGGAGGTGATGATCGCGCTCGCCATCACGGCCGGGGTGCTCCTCACCGTGATCACCTCGCTCAACCACCACCTGTCCCTGGTAGGGAGCGACGCGGAGGAGACGACCGCCGTCCTTTTGGGGCGCGCGAAGCTCGAGGACCCCGAGTTCGGGAAGCTTGCCGACAACAAGGGTGACTTCGCACCGAACCATCCCGGGCACAAGTGGGTGCGCGAGATCACCAAGACCGAGATCCCGGGACTGAACCAGATCCGCCTCACCGTGACCTGGAACGACGACGCCAAGAGGCTCACGCTTGTGCAATACGCACCGCAAAATGCACAATAA
- the gspL gene encoding type II secretion system protein GspL, whose protein sequence is MDMLIVQLKRTELVLASFKARKGGVNFLSAERHALSGEEGELSRILKTSNMAAGEHRVILAVPPSQLFMRELELPITDRSKVRDLLPLELKGETALDTEDLVFDALPLAEGKVLAIWGHAGELSGMIETLKDAGLEPEMVTASLFHWNRLAPEHGTVAVSDGDAFAAYKDGAAIFFRALPANCGESEIARTVAAVEMGRNVKVDKVISHAADTQGGGGLSAVPGLFEAFGDDNHAAHDLAGAYAVAVAAADGSAINLRRGALAYTAGSEKLYQRLRLTMMLAAALVLLIIAESGVRYYLVRKDLASLDRSITAIYKEIFPTRKKAVDEVSEIRSEIKRLEGAKTSSNVLQLLKDVALAKGDDVGGIYEAEVTGTEVRLKGDAKSFQAANDFKTRTAPLLNQAEVSETKSRPDGSVTFTLSGTMKGVTR, encoded by the coding sequence ATGGATATGCTGATCGTGCAGCTTAAAAGGACCGAGCTGGTCCTGGCCTCCTTCAAGGCCCGCAAGGGGGGGGTGAACTTCCTCTCCGCCGAGCGCCATGCCCTGTCGGGGGAGGAAGGGGAGCTTTCCCGCATCCTGAAGACCAGCAACATGGCCGCGGGTGAGCACAGGGTGATCCTTGCCGTCCCCCCGTCCCAGCTGTTCATGCGGGAGCTCGAGCTCCCCATAACGGACCGCTCCAAGGTTCGGGACCTCCTCCCCCTGGAGTTGAAGGGGGAGACCGCCCTCGATACCGAAGACCTGGTCTTCGACGCGCTGCCGCTAGCCGAGGGTAAGGTGCTCGCCATCTGGGGGCACGCGGGCGAGCTTTCCGGGATGATCGAAACCCTGAAGGATGCCGGGCTGGAGCCGGAGATGGTGACGGCTTCGCTGTTCCACTGGAACCGGCTGGCGCCAGAGCATGGCACCGTAGCGGTAAGCGACGGCGACGCCTTCGCAGCTTATAAAGACGGCGCTGCCATCTTCTTCCGGGCGCTGCCGGCGAACTGCGGCGAGTCCGAAATCGCCAGGACCGTGGCTGCCGTGGAAATGGGCCGCAACGTCAAGGTGGACAAGGTCATCTCGCATGCGGCAGACACCCAGGGGGGTGGAGGGCTCTCCGCTGTCCCGGGGCTCTTCGAGGCTTTCGGTGACGACAACCATGCGGCGCACGACCTGGCCGGCGCCTATGCCGTCGCTGTCGCGGCGGCTGACGGTTCCGCTATCAACTTGCGCCGCGGGGCTCTCGCCTACACGGCGGGAAGCGAAAAACTGTACCAGCGCCTGCGGCTGACCATGATGCTCGCGGCGGCCCTGGTGCTCCTCATCATCGCCGAGAGCGGGGTGCGCTACTACCTGGTGAGAAAGGACCTCGCCTCGCTCGACCGCTCGATAACCGCGATCTACAAGGAGATCTTCCCGACCAGGAAGAAGGCGGTCGACGAGGTGTCCGAGATCCGGTCCGAGATCAAGCGGCTGGAAGGGGCCAAGACCTCCAGCAACGTGCTGCAGCTTTTGAAGGATGTGGCACTGGCCAAGGGCGACGACGTGGGGGGGATCTACGAGGCCGAGGTGACCGGAACCGAGGTGCGCCTCAAGGGGGACGCCAAGAGCTTCCAGGCCGCCAACGACTTCAAGACCCGCACCGCGCCCCTTTTGAACCAGGCCGAGGTGAGCGAAACCAAGTCGCGCCCCGACGGCAGCGTTACCTTCACGCTGAGCGGGACCATGAAGGGGGTGACCAGATGA